A genomic region of Gemmata massiliana contains the following coding sequences:
- a CDS encoding EscU/YscU/HrcU family type III secretion system export apparatus switch protein, with protein MAEKPQQKRAVALRYDPARDKAPTVIAKGKGRTAEQILKLAQKNAVPVRSDPTLVQVLSRLNLDQEIPPEVYRAVAAILAFLNRVNRPT; from the coding sequence ATGGCCGAGAAACCGCAACAGAAGCGCGCCGTCGCACTCCGCTATGACCCCGCGCGCGACAAGGCCCCCACCGTGATTGCGAAGGGGAAGGGGCGCACCGCGGAACAAATTCTCAAACTGGCACAAAAGAACGCTGTGCCCGTGCGCTCGGACCCGACGCTCGTGCAGGTTCTGAGTCGGCTGAATCTCGATCAGGAGATCCCGCCCGAGGTGTACCGCGCGGTGGCTGCAATTCTCGCGTTCCTGAACCGCGTCAACCGCCCGACGTAA
- the fliK gene encoding flagellar hook-length control protein FliK: MQINATEIVLPPPPPAQTASAASVRILAGNLTAVPLGSLLQATVTQVNPRDAVLNVNGQSLTVSPSVGLQAGSVLFVRVPKSGNGTLEIATPAARETKPQAPPNVPVGSTQLKVVDVTAALPDGRVLVQIEGQEQTATTRDPLLPGRFILEVKNTPTGLTLKVPAETPALPTEIATAIIRATPAPELATNLKPLQAELKALIEPQPPTDGAEPAPVVPAPVREAAVAVRDTIRALVPSEPRVLNATELQNLVQNGGIQFEAKLARLADPDPARASVSDPSNASASKPSVLKEDQAPTKNNSAPVKDSAPTNAAAPKADVAHELKADLKGDLLRLLQTARELGVASQIPAAKATLDGIESQQATQTLAQATGTPYILQVPFPDRDQWRTLHLSVETEDQQTDDADPERRGGRFRMLMHVPLSELGETWIDAGLAGDSFRAAIYLDRAAVRERVSAALPELHSELQTEGFGEVFLDVRAVADLPPRTRVQSSAMMSGRPAALASLLDVRV; encoded by the coding sequence ATGCAAATCAACGCGACCGAAATTGTGCTCCCTCCCCCGCCGCCCGCGCAGACGGCGTCCGCGGCGAGCGTGCGCATTTTGGCCGGGAACCTCACCGCGGTTCCCCTCGGTTCGCTGTTGCAAGCGACCGTCACGCAGGTGAACCCGCGCGACGCGGTTCTGAACGTGAACGGGCAATCCCTCACGGTCAGCCCGTCCGTGGGGCTTCAGGCCGGATCGGTACTTTTCGTGCGGGTGCCGAAATCCGGGAACGGGACACTGGAAATCGCGACTCCGGCGGCGCGTGAGACAAAACCGCAGGCCCCACCCAACGTTCCGGTGGGGTCGACGCAGCTCAAGGTCGTGGACGTCACAGCGGCGCTCCCTGATGGGCGCGTACTCGTGCAAATCGAGGGACAGGAACAGACCGCGACCACGCGCGACCCCCTCCTGCCGGGCCGGTTCATCCTGGAAGTCAAGAACACCCCGACGGGGCTCACGCTTAAAGTTCCGGCCGAGACCCCGGCTCTGCCCACGGAAATTGCGACGGCGATTATTCGCGCGACGCCGGCGCCCGAACTCGCAACGAACCTCAAACCTCTTCAGGCCGAACTCAAAGCACTGATTGAGCCGCAACCGCCGACCGACGGGGCCGAACCCGCTCCGGTCGTTCCCGCTCCCGTCCGCGAGGCTGCCGTTGCGGTGCGCGACACGATTCGAGCTCTCGTGCCGAGCGAACCCCGCGTGTTGAACGCGACCGAGCTTCAGAACCTCGTTCAGAACGGCGGGATTCAGTTCGAGGCCAAACTCGCGCGGCTCGCCGATCCGGACCCGGCGCGGGCTTCGGTCTCAGATCCTTCAAACGCGAGCGCGTCGAAGCCTTCCGTTCTCAAAGAAGACCAGGCCCCGACCAAGAATAACTCCGCACCGGTTAAGGACTCCGCGCCGACAAACGCCGCGGCGCCGAAGGCCGATGTCGCACACGAACTGAAGGCGGACCTCAAGGGTGATCTGCTGCGGTTGCTCCAGACCGCGCGCGAGTTGGGTGTCGCGTCCCAGATTCCGGCCGCGAAAGCCACACTCGACGGGATCGAGTCGCAGCAAGCGACGCAAACGCTCGCGCAGGCCACGGGCACGCCGTACATTCTCCAGGTTCCGTTCCCGGATCGCGACCAGTGGCGCACGCTTCACTTGTCCGTTGAGACGGAAGACCAGCAAACGGACGACGCCGACCCGGAGCGCCGGGGCGGACGCTTCCGGATGCTCATGCACGTGCCGCTGAGCGAACTCGGGGAGACGTGGATCGATGCGGGGCTGGCCGGCGACAGTTTCCGGGCCGCGATCTACCTCGACCGAGCCGCGGTGCGCGAGCGCGTGAGCGCGGCGCTGCCCGAACTGCATTCGGAGTTGCAAACCGAGGGGTTCGGTGAAGTGTTCCTCGACGTGCGCGCGGTTGCCGATCTCCCTCCTCGAACGCGGGTACAGTCCTCCGCTATGATGTCCGGGCGCCCGGCCGCCCTTGCTTCCCTATTGGATGTGAGAGTGTGA
- a CDS encoding flagellar basal body rod protein FlgB — translation MPVQPSPPARLVQVRAQIFRLITHMETNLPGLSGLTQLLDTSALRHRVIAQNVANVNTPGYRRQTVAFESDLARALASPTSDAPVRSRVVTSDGPERADGNTVDIDREMNDMNKNALLYQAATQIMASRIASLRAAIAGR, via the coding sequence ATGCCCGTACAGCCCTCGCCACCGGCGCGATTGGTTCAAGTTCGCGCGCAAATCTTCCGACTTATCACCCACATGGAAACCAATTTACCCGGCCTGAGCGGGTTGACGCAGTTGCTCGACACGAGCGCCCTGCGGCACCGCGTCATTGCCCAAAACGTTGCGAACGTGAACACGCCCGGCTACCGCCGGCAAACGGTCGCGTTCGAGTCCGATCTCGCGCGAGCGCTGGCCTCGCCCACGAGCGACGCGCCGGTGCGGTCGCGCGTCGTGACCTCCGACGGCCCGGAACGTGCCGACGGTAACACGGTCGACATCGACCGCGAGATGAACGACATGAACAAGAACGCGCTGCTGTACCAGGCCGCGACCCAGATCATGGCGAGCCGCATCGCCTCGCTGCGGGCCGCGATCGCCGGGCGCTAG
- the flgC gene encoding flagellar basal body rod protein FlgC: MPFNDLFAATAISSSGMSAERLRMEVVANNIANANTTRSANGGPYRRQDVVFAEVLGAARGGPGGNLRGVEAVEMIEDPSDLPSVYQPGHPDADAAGNVRMPNVQLPIEMVNLLTAARAYEANLRTAQTFRQMNEQALALLRG; this comes from the coding sequence ATGCCCTTTAATGACCTCTTTGCGGCCACGGCCATCAGCAGCTCCGGCATGTCGGCCGAACGATTGCGGATGGAAGTCGTCGCGAACAATATCGCGAACGCCAACACCACCCGGTCCGCGAACGGCGGCCCGTACCGCCGGCAGGACGTGGTGTTCGCCGAGGTGCTCGGCGCGGCCCGGGGCGGCCCCGGCGGGAACTTGCGCGGGGTAGAAGCGGTCGAGATGATCGAAGACCCGAGCGACCTGCCCAGCGTGTACCAGCCCGGGCACCCGGACGCGGACGCCGCGGGCAACGTGCGGATGCCGAACGTCCAGCTCCCGATCGAAATGGTCAACCTGTTAACCGCGGCGCGGGCATACGAAGCCAACCTGCGCACGGCCCAAACGTTTCGCCAAATGAACGAGCAGGCGCTCGCGCTGCTCCGGGGGTAA
- a CDS encoding flagellar hook-basal body complex protein FliE, whose product MPVDSIATVAPLTRLQPLVAPQALAEAPSSVPFAGVLNGVLAGNAQAQVTADNAIRGLADGTAQDLHTVSLAVAQADISFRLILELRNRLADAFQEVTRMQV is encoded by the coding sequence ATGCCAGTCGATTCCATCGCGACCGTCGCCCCGCTCACGCGGCTCCAACCGCTCGTCGCCCCGCAAGCGCTGGCCGAGGCCCCGTCCTCGGTGCCGTTCGCGGGTGTGCTGAACGGTGTCCTCGCGGGCAACGCCCAGGCCCAGGTTACTGCCGACAATGCTATCCGCGGCCTCGCGGACGGCACCGCGCAGGACTTGCACACGGTCAGCCTCGCGGTCGCACAGGCCGACATCTCGTTCCGGCTGATCCTGGAACTGCGCAACCGGCTCGCCGATGCGTTCCAGGAAGTGACCCGCATGCAAGTGTAA
- the fliF gene encoding flagellar basal-body MS-ring/collar protein FliF, which translates to MEALNRLLAQTRAYWAGLSAGRRVGAVIGALGIVAALAAVAYLSPGAHYVPISQGPLSPEEVAAMRAKLTSDNITNRLVSGGTNLEVPEERYAEAVVSLASGGIPARGGKGYELFDETSLMTTPFVQSVNYQRALQAELARSIMQMEAVQSARVIIAKPEPSPFVRDQKQPTASVVIKLKPRARMATATAAGIVSLVAHSIEGLRPENVTVMETGGRLLSDPHAADRGNLPTPQLEYLERLETYLSTKAEEMLAKTLGPGRAVIRVNADVNFQKIKERLKTYSPDGKVAAAERTANSTSSGGAARGPAGAVSNVTRAGGTPSSGGGGSSGTAKEEVIQTDYLVSETIRDIEDTPGAVNRLSVAAIVDLTPQGEGQTVISATDAEEIIKQAVGFRVGRDNVTLARAPLTGLGITEPDDTLVKLQRFQTYVSLARNLSVAVATVLAILVAALLVLRRRRVPDVAEVNAAAQAAAQAAAEEERRNTERNRFQDLARNDPRQVADVFRLLVGEPAT; encoded by the coding sequence ATGGAAGCTTTGAACCGCCTACTTGCCCAAACGCGCGCGTACTGGGCGGGCCTGAGCGCCGGGCGCCGCGTGGGTGCGGTGATCGGTGCGCTCGGTATCGTCGCCGCGCTCGCGGCGGTCGCGTACCTGTCGCCGGGCGCGCACTACGTACCGATCTCACAGGGGCCGCTATCGCCGGAAGAAGTCGCGGCGATGCGGGCCAAACTCACCTCGGACAACATCACCAACCGCCTCGTAAGCGGCGGTACGAACCTCGAAGTCCCGGAAGAGCGGTACGCCGAGGCGGTGGTCTCGCTCGCCTCGGGCGGCATCCCGGCCCGCGGCGGGAAGGGCTACGAGCTGTTCGACGAAACGTCGCTCATGACGACACCGTTCGTCCAAAGCGTGAACTACCAGCGGGCGCTCCAGGCCGAACTCGCCCGCTCGATCATGCAGATGGAAGCGGTGCAATCGGCCCGGGTCATCATCGCCAAACCTGAGCCGTCGCCGTTCGTCCGCGATCAGAAGCAACCGACCGCCAGCGTGGTCATCAAATTAAAACCGCGGGCACGGATGGCCACGGCGACCGCGGCGGGTATCGTCTCCCTTGTCGCACACAGCATCGAAGGGTTGCGCCCGGAAAACGTTACGGTCATGGAGACCGGGGGCCGGTTGCTCTCGGACCCGCACGCGGCCGACCGCGGAAACTTGCCCACCCCCCAGCTCGAATATCTGGAGCGCCTGGAGACGTATCTCTCGACAAAAGCCGAGGAAATGCTGGCAAAAACCCTCGGACCGGGGCGGGCCGTCATCCGGGTCAATGCGGACGTCAACTTCCAGAAAATCAAAGAGCGGTTGAAAACTTATTCGCCAGATGGGAAAGTAGCGGCGGCTGAGCGGACCGCAAACTCAACGAGCTCTGGCGGAGCGGCCCGTGGCCCCGCGGGGGCCGTTAGCAACGTGACTCGCGCCGGCGGCACGCCGTCCAGTGGGGGGGGCGGCAGCAGCGGTACCGCGAAAGAAGAGGTGATTCAGACCGATTACCTCGTGTCCGAGACGATTCGCGACATTGAGGATACTCCCGGGGCCGTGAACCGACTGAGCGTCGCGGCCATCGTCGACCTGACACCGCAAGGCGAGGGCCAAACGGTCATCAGCGCGACAGATGCTGAAGAAATCATTAAGCAGGCTGTCGGGTTTCGCGTCGGTCGCGATAATGTTACACTGGCGCGGGCGCCGCTCACCGGGTTGGGTATAACAGAGCCGGACGACACGCTGGTTAAGCTCCAACGCTTCCAAACCTATGTGAGCTTGGCGCGAAACCTCAGCGTCGCTGTGGCGACCGTCCTGGCGATCCTTGTAGCCGCGCTGCTCGTGCTCCGCCGCCGCCGGGTTCCGGACGTGGCTGAAGTGAATGCCGCAGCCCAAGCCGCCGCTCAAGCCGCTGCCGAGGAAGAGCGACGAAATACGGAACGCAATCGGTTCCAAGACCTGGCCCGGAACGACCCCCGCCAAGTGGCCGATGTGTTCCGCCTGTTGGTTGGCGAACCTGCTACTTGA
- a CDS encoding FliG C-terminal domain-containing protein translates to MANAPGEDVAVLLLRALPADVAENVLGQMGADDGERLRSKLRAAPVEPPPANDLDAAVAQFFDIQRIAQRITAASAPPAPTEPAEPEPPVSPIEELKTVSAEQLARALDGESSGAIAMLLSSLDAKTTGNVIRRLPPDIRPDIALRLTKPGPRNLALLQPLAKAVLEKVYKLKDVPPEPSQDELIQNLADMLRTFPRTDRTPVVLKLEETDPELATRVIEKLYRIEDIMRIPDRQVQMLLGKLDVKTVAVALKGAAPAIRQKVTSNMSSRSKSVLEEESELLGSIADSVVREAQTTVLAAIRKGEEDGQITMD, encoded by the coding sequence ATGGCCAACGCTCCTGGTGAAGATGTCGCGGTCCTTTTGCTGCGAGCCTTGCCCGCGGACGTCGCCGAGAATGTTCTCGGGCAGATGGGCGCGGACGACGGCGAACGGCTCCGGAGTAAACTGCGCGCGGCGCCGGTCGAACCGCCGCCCGCGAACGACCTCGACGCGGCGGTCGCCCAGTTCTTCGATATCCAACGGATCGCCCAGCGCATTACGGCGGCCTCGGCCCCTCCCGCGCCCACGGAACCGGCGGAGCCCGAACCACCCGTAAGCCCGATCGAAGAACTCAAGACGGTTTCGGCCGAACAACTCGCCCGTGCCTTGGATGGTGAGTCGTCAGGCGCGATCGCGATGCTCCTCTCGTCGCTCGACGCGAAGACGACCGGCAACGTGATCCGGCGCCTGCCTCCGGATATTCGGCCCGATATTGCTCTGCGACTCACAAAACCCGGGCCGCGGAACTTGGCCCTCCTGCAACCGCTCGCCAAAGCCGTTCTGGAGAAGGTTTACAAGCTCAAGGACGTCCCGCCGGAGCCGTCACAGGACGAGCTGATCCAGAACCTAGCCGACATGCTCCGCACGTTCCCGCGGACCGACCGGACGCCCGTTGTTCTCAAGCTCGAAGAGACTGATCCCGAACTGGCGACTCGAGTTATCGAGAAGCTGTACCGGATCGAAGACATTATGCGTATCCCCGACCGGCAGGTTCAAATGCTGCTCGGGAAGCTGGACGTGAAAACCGTCGCGGTCGCACTCAAGGGCGCGGCCCCGGCGATCCGCCAAAAAGTCACCTCAAATATGTCCAGCCGGTCGAAATCGGTTCTGGAAGAGGAAAGCGAGCTTCTCGGGTCCATTGCCGATTCCGTGGTCCGTGAAGCACAAACCACAGTTCTCGCCGCGATCCGGAAGGGCGAAGAAGACGGCCAGATCACGATGGATTGA